The Niastella koreensis GR20-10 genome includes a window with the following:
- a CDS encoding M23 family metallopeptidase, translating to MAQTTKVFYEKKEQEFVIYADNNELCPVSLIINLDLSNLAFSDKDKKVFVIPPKTERFRIGKLTPVNKNDGTKFSYNYKTALGDITVKKYDTSFVYDLPFQKGNLFRVHQGYNGIFSHQNEKAIDFTMPEGTEILAAREGRVVQIVQNNTESCPNEECKKYNNHIIIMHADGTFGCYAHIKYNGSKVKPGDYIQKGSVIGYSGNVGWSSGPHLHFACFLPAFDKWQTLETKFRIDNGENVVLLMEGKEYKRDY from the coding sequence ATGGCTCAAACGACAAAAGTATTTTACGAAAAAAAGGAACAGGAATTTGTGATCTATGCCGACAATAATGAGTTGTGCCCTGTATCCCTTATTATAAACCTGGATTTGTCAAATCTGGCTTTCTCTGATAAGGATAAAAAAGTTTTTGTAATCCCACCCAAAACTGAACGATTCAGAATTGGTAAACTGACACCAGTGAATAAAAACGATGGAACAAAATTCAGTTACAATTACAAAACTGCGCTGGGCGATATAACGGTAAAAAAATACGATACATCGTTTGTATATGATCTACCATTTCAAAAAGGTAACTTATTCAGGGTTCATCAGGGATACAACGGTATATTTTCCCATCAAAATGAAAAAGCCATTGACTTTACAATGCCCGAAGGCACTGAAATATTAGCGGCCAGGGAAGGCAGAGTTGTTCAAATTGTACAAAATAACACCGAATCGTGTCCAAACGAAGAATGCAAAAAATATAATAACCATATTATAATCATGCATGCTGATGGTACTTTTGGATGCTATGCTCACATAAAATACAACGGATCAAAAGTGAAACCGGGAGACTACATACAGAAAGGGAGTGTTATTGGGTACAGTGGAAATGTTGGGTGGTCAAGCGGACCGCATTTACATTTTGCTTGTTTTCTGCCAGCATTTGACAAATGGCAAACACTGGAAACCAAATTCAGGATTGACAACGGAGAGAATGTTGTACTCCTAATGGAAGGGAAAGAGTACAAGAGGGATTATTAA
- a CDS encoding energy transducer TonB: MKQLISIILTLMIFSSCGKFDSEKRTSPVEIKGDTVTENENNDAFICEFPIPAEFPGGNVAWLKFLKRNLVYPEIAIDQNIQGTVIVQFKVCTDGTLCDIEAISGPNELKESAVKVIKKSPKWTPTSLNGCNVIDYKRQPIIFHMEYE, translated from the coding sequence ATGAAACAACTTATATCCATCATCTTAACGTTGATGATATTTTCAAGTTGCGGGAAATTTGATTCAGAGAAACGGACTTCACCCGTCGAAATCAAGGGTGATACAGTTACTGAAAACGAAAATAATGATGCATTTATTTGTGAGTTTCCCATTCCCGCTGAATTTCCAGGTGGAAATGTTGCCTGGCTTAAGTTTCTGAAACGAAACCTTGTTTACCCTGAAATTGCAATAGATCAAAACATTCAGGGAACTGTAATCGTACAATTCAAAGTTTGTACCGACGGTACCCTTTGTGATATAGAAGCCATTAGCGGACCGAATGAACTAAAGGAAAGTGCAGTTAAGGTTATTAAAAAGTCGCCGAAATGGACTCCAACTTCCCTTAATGGGTGTAATGTCATTGATTATAAAAGGCAACCCATAATTTTTCATATGGAGTATGAATAA
- a CDS encoding site-specific integrase, giving the protein MSISKPRREKVSKATLTVYSNVKGHLQAFEKYRQEKITFASFDFNFYHDFIDYLTFEHVHMRRREALTGLKLNTIGKTIKHLRGFLKDRVKRKIIAPIDLTDFKIPEEESDAIYLTHQEIIAIYQANLSDHPHLIEYRDLFVLACLTGLRFSDFSTLKPEDLQRDMLYKKQEKSDHWVIIPLRVEANHIFTRQFRERIPALTNPEFNRHIKTIGKLAGLNRSIKFSYKKGNKSIEVVKPKYDWITSHTARRSFCTNEFLAGTPVELIIKISGHKRTKDFYKYIRISSEEAANKIKELWIKRDGMRLING; this is encoded by the coding sequence ATGAGTATATCAAAACCAAGGAGAGAAAAAGTAAGCAAGGCTACGCTGACTGTTTATTCAAACGTTAAGGGGCATTTGCAGGCATTTGAAAAGTATAGGCAGGAAAAGATCACCTTCGCCAGTTTTGATTTTAATTTCTATCACGACTTTATTGACTACCTCACTTTTGAGCACGTGCATATGCGCCGCCGGGAGGCATTAACGGGCTTAAAGCTGAACACCATTGGTAAAACCATCAAACACCTGCGCGGCTTTTTAAAAGACCGGGTGAAAAGAAAGATCATTGCACCCATCGACCTCACGGATTTCAAAATACCCGAAGAAGAAAGCGATGCCATCTATTTAACCCATCAGGAAATAATAGCCATTTACCAGGCTAATCTTTCTGATCATCCTCACCTGATCGAATACCGAGACCTGTTTGTCCTGGCCTGCTTGACTGGCTTGCGCTTCTCCGACTTCTCCACTTTAAAGCCTGAAGATCTGCAACGGGATATGCTGTATAAAAAGCAGGAGAAATCAGATCACTGGGTTATTATCCCTTTGCGCGTGGAAGCAAATCACATTTTCACTCGTCAATTCCGCGAGCGCATACCCGCACTCACCAATCCAGAATTTAACCGGCACATTAAAACCATTGGCAAACTAGCTGGACTGAACCGCTCCATTAAATTCTCCTACAAAAAAGGAAACAAAAGTATTGAGGTCGTTAAACCAAAATACGACTGGATCACTTCGCATACTGCCCGCCGCTCCTTTTGCACCAATGAATTCCTTGCCGGCACACCCGTTGAGTTGATCATAAAGATTAGTGGGCATAAACGAACAAAGGATTTTTATAAGTATATCCGCATTTCATCGGAAGAGGCGGCTAATAAAATTAAGGAGTTGTGGATAAAGAGGGATGGGATGCGGTTGATTAATGGTTGA